GATCGCACGGTGCACCGTGGATCTTCACGCAGGCGCGCGCAGCACTGGAGGGACGGCCGGTGCCGGCCGCGCCCGAGGTGGCGGAGCGGTTCGCGATCGTCCTCGAGCACGCCCGCAACGCGATCGCCTTCAAGCACGAGGTGGCGGCGGAGCGCGCGGGCGAGGCGCTGAGCGAGGAGTACGCGATGCGCGAGTTCCGCAAGCACCTCGGGTGGTATACGAAGGGTCTGCCGAACGGCAAGGCGCTGCGCGAGGAGCTGTTCGGCGTCACGACGCTGATCGATGCCGAGCGCATTCTCGAGGGCTACCTGGAAGCGGCACTGGCGCCGGCCGCAGCGTGATGGCAGAGAGGCGCTCCGTCGTGAATCCGCGAAGCGTCCCGGGCGCATGACGCCCGAGACCCTGCTGCGACTGCTCGAGTCCGTCGCCGCCGGCGATGCCTCGCCCGCGACCGCACTGGAACGGCTGTCATGGCTGCCGGTCGAGCAGGTCGGCGGCACCGATGCGTTCGCACGCCTCGACCACCATCGCGCGCTCCGCGTCGGCTTTGCCGAAGTGGTCTTCTGTCAGGGCAAGACCGCCGGGCAGACCGTCGAAATCTGCGGCCGGCTCGCCGCACGCGATGGCAGTTTTCTCGCAACGCGAGCGGATGCGGCCACGCAGGACGCCCTCGCCGCGGCGTTCCCGGCCGCCAGCGTCAACGCCCTCGGCCGCACTGTGTGGCTGGAGTCCGCCGATGCTCCCGAGCCGACCGGCCCGGCCGTGCTGGTGCTGAGTGCGGGCACATCCGACCTGCCCGTGGCCGAGGAGGCGGCGGTCACCGCCCGCGCGTTTGGACACCCCGTCAAGCGTCTGTACGACGTCGGCGTAGCCGGCATCCACCGCCTTCTGAACGACGGTCATCAGCTGCAGGAGGCCGGCGTCACGATCGTCGTCGCCGGAATGGAGGGCGCCCTGCCATCCGTTGTCGGCGGCCTGACCGGCGCGCCGATTGTTGCCGTGCCGACGAGCGTCGGCTATGGCGCCTCGTTCGGCGGCCTCGCCGCGCTCCTCGCCATGCTGAACAGCTGCGCGGCCGGGATCACCGTGGTGAACATCGACAACGGCTTCGGTGCAGCGTGCGCAGCAACGCGAATCCTCCGGCTCGTCCGCCGGTCGAGCTGACCGACCGCGCGCGCCTCGGGCTGGCCGCCGTCGCACTCGGCCTGCTCGGCGT
The Longimicrobiales bacterium DNA segment above includes these coding regions:
- the larB gene encoding nickel pincer cofactor biosynthesis protein LarB, with the protein product MTPETLLRLLESVAAGDASPATALERLSWLPVEQVGGTDAFARLDHHRALRVGFAEVVFCQGKTAGQTVEICGRLAARDGSFLATRADAATQDALAAAFPAASVNALGRTVWLESADAPEPTGPAVLVLSAGTSDLPVAEEAAVTARAFGHPVKRLYDVGVAGIHRLLNDGHQLQEAGVTIVVAGMEGALPSVVGGLTGAPIVAVPTSVGYGASFGGLAALLAMLNSCAAGITVVNIDNGFGAACAATRILRLVRRSS